In Mycolicibacterium phocaicum, one DNA window encodes the following:
- a CDS encoding acyl-CoA dehydrogenase family protein — protein MDFTFSAEQELLRDGLSKFLAGRYDLETSRAAAKSGPGWQPDIWQSFAEELGILGAALPEDAGGIGGGPVEVMLIAEALGHALVIEPYVDTAVVAAGLLLRSGSPVAGPILAEIASGTAVVALAAAEAHSGDRWQDVQTTASRDGDDWVLRGDKIMVVNAPLATHLLVTAQTPGGISLFLVDISEPREGLVMHSYRTVDDRRAADLELRDVRLPGDALLGAEGEAWPSIAQARDEGAAAVCAEAVGNMRKALADTVEYAKQRQQFGQPIGSFQALQHRMVDMHMELEQSVSAVYLAVLNLEADAHTRARAVSAAKATVGRAARFIGQNAVQLHGGMGMTEELAIGHYFKRLTAVQYEYGSTDHHVTRYAELTRG, from the coding sequence ATGGACTTCACCTTCTCCGCGGAACAGGAACTTCTCCGGGACGGCCTGTCCAAGTTCCTGGCCGGCCGGTATGACCTCGAAACCAGCCGGGCAGCAGCGAAATCGGGGCCCGGTTGGCAGCCTGACATCTGGCAGTCGTTCGCCGAGGAACTCGGCATCCTCGGCGCCGCGCTGCCGGAAGACGCGGGTGGCATCGGCGGCGGGCCCGTCGAGGTCATGCTGATCGCCGAAGCGCTGGGTCACGCCCTGGTCATCGAACCGTACGTGGACACCGCGGTGGTCGCAGCCGGTCTGTTGCTGCGATCCGGTAGCCCGGTTGCCGGCCCCATCTTGGCGGAAATCGCCTCCGGCACAGCCGTTGTCGCGCTTGCCGCGGCCGAGGCCCACAGCGGCGACCGGTGGCAGGACGTCCAGACCACCGCCTCCCGCGACGGCGACGACTGGGTGCTGCGCGGCGACAAGATCATGGTGGTCAACGCGCCGTTGGCCACCCACCTGCTCGTCACCGCACAGACACCCGGCGGCATCTCACTGTTCCTGGTCGACATCTCCGAGCCCCGCGAGGGGCTGGTAATGCACAGCTACCGCACCGTCGACGACCGTCGGGCCGCCGACCTGGAACTCCGCGACGTCCGGCTGCCGGGCGACGCGCTCCTCGGCGCCGAGGGCGAGGCGTGGCCGTCGATCGCCCAGGCCCGCGACGAGGGCGCCGCCGCCGTGTGCGCCGAAGCCGTCGGCAACATGCGGAAGGCGTTGGCGGACACCGTCGAATACGCCAAGCAGCGCCAGCAGTTCGGCCAGCCGATCGGCAGCTTCCAGGCCCTGCAGCATCGCATGGTCGACATGCACATGGAGCTCGAACAGTCCGTGTCGGCGGTGTACCTTGCCGTGCTCAACCTGGAAGCCGACGCGCACACCCGGGCACGCGCGGTTTCCGCGGCCAAGGCCACCGTCGGCCGCGCCGCACGGTTCATCGGCCAGAACGCCGTACAGCTGCACGGCGGCATGGGTATGACCGAAGAGCTCGCCATCGGCCACTACTTCAAGCGGCTCACCGCCGTTCAGTACGAATACGGCTCCACCGACCACCACGTGACCCGCTACGCAGAACTGACCCGCGGCTGA
- a CDS encoding acyl-CoA dehydrogenase family protein, producing MDLNWSASDLAFRDEVRTFLQENLTPDIQEAGRLMTSVYSDHDASLDWQRILHERGWAAPAWPVEYGGCDWSLTQHYIFSRESILAGAPSLSPMGIRMVAHAIIRFGTAEQKDYFLPRILTGEVFFCQGYSEPEAGSDLAALTMAAASDGDDLVCTGSKIWTTHATEANWMFALVRTTRTAKKQQGITFVLIDMSTPGIEIRPLVMTSGEEVQNQVFFDEVRVPKSNVIGQIDDGWTVAKYLLEFERGGGAAAPGLQVLADEIATAAAHAPGPEGGVLLDDAAFSRKLADARIRTEVLEILEYRVLAALAGGGHPGAASSMLKVLSTELSQTLTELAMEAAGPRGRAYQPHATRPGGPVAEFAPPPDGYVSGEAWQAVAPLRYFNDRAGSIYAGSNEIQRNILAKAELGL from the coding sequence ATGGACCTCAATTGGTCGGCCAGTGATCTGGCATTCCGCGATGAAGTACGCACGTTTCTGCAGGAAAATCTGACACCGGACATCCAAGAAGCCGGTCGCCTGATGACCAGCGTGTACAGCGATCACGACGCGAGCCTGGACTGGCAGCGCATCCTGCACGAGCGCGGCTGGGCGGCGCCGGCCTGGCCGGTGGAGTACGGCGGCTGCGATTGGAGCTTGACCCAGCACTACATCTTCAGCCGGGAGTCGATCCTGGCCGGGGCGCCGTCGCTGTCCCCGATGGGCATCCGGATGGTGGCACACGCGATCATCCGGTTCGGCACTGCCGAACAGAAGGACTACTTCCTGCCCCGCATCCTGACCGGCGAGGTCTTCTTCTGCCAGGGCTACTCCGAACCCGAGGCCGGGTCCGACCTGGCCGCCCTGACCATGGCCGCCGCTTCCGACGGCGACGACCTGGTGTGCACCGGCAGCAAGATCTGGACCACCCACGCCACCGAGGCGAACTGGATGTTCGCACTGGTGCGCACCACCCGCACCGCCAAGAAGCAGCAGGGCATCACCTTCGTCCTGATCGACATGAGCACACCCGGTATCGAAATCCGGCCACTGGTCATGACGTCGGGCGAAGAGGTCCAGAACCAGGTCTTCTTCGACGAGGTCCGGGTGCCCAAGAGCAACGTCATCGGGCAGATCGACGACGGCTGGACCGTCGCGAAGTACCTGCTCGAATTCGAACGCGGCGGCGGTGCGGCCGCCCCGGGCCTGCAGGTGCTGGCCGACGAGATCGCCACGGCGGCGGCGCACGCGCCGGGCCCCGAGGGCGGCGTGCTGCTCGACGATGCCGCGTTCTCGCGCAAGCTCGCCGATGCGCGAATCCGCACCGAAGTGCTCGAGATTCTCGAATACCGCGTGCTGGCCGCGCTGGCCGGCGGCGGACATCCGGGCGCAGCGTCGTCGATGCTGAAGGTGCTCTCCACCGAGTTGAGCCAGACCCTGACCGAACTCGCCATGGAGGCCGCCGGCCCCCGCGGCCGGGCGTACCAGCCGCATGCCACCCGTCCCGGTGGACCGGTGGCCGAATTCGCCCCTCCCCCAGACGGTTACGTCAGCGGCGAGGCATGGCAGGCGGTCGCGCCGCTGCGGTATTTCAACGACCGCGCCGGCTCGATCTACGCCGGCAGCAACGAAATTCAGCGCAATATCCTCGCCAAAGCAGAATTGGGGCTGTAG
- a CDS encoding ScbR family autoregulator-binding transcription factor, whose protein sequence is MGRQPRSEVTRRKIIDSAVDLINEIGYPAAGLADIIERAELTKGALYYHFDSKEALATVIIEEAMVLLHNVFQSARDSEHSAMESLIVGTFTTSDLLATNRTAQAGTKLLRTFAGFNPTARHSYVNFVDQFTSDIKRAETDGDLRPGADPADVANTLVAWILGAELMSSAASDGNDLRERFARQWRVLMPAIVTADSLDRHLAFMAAASTRQTNTVEQTTT, encoded by the coding sequence ATGGGGCGCCAGCCGCGATCCGAAGTGACCCGACGCAAGATCATTGACTCTGCTGTCGATTTGATCAACGAGATCGGTTATCCCGCCGCGGGATTGGCTGACATCATCGAACGCGCCGAGCTGACCAAGGGCGCGCTCTACTATCACTTCGACTCCAAAGAAGCACTGGCCACTGTCATCATCGAAGAGGCAATGGTTCTGCTGCACAACGTGTTCCAGTCCGCACGGGACTCCGAGCACAGCGCCATGGAATCACTGATCGTCGGCACCTTCACCACCAGCGACCTGTTGGCGACCAACCGGACCGCCCAAGCGGGGACCAAACTGCTGCGCACGTTCGCCGGCTTCAACCCGACGGCGCGACACAGTTACGTGAACTTCGTCGACCAGTTCACCTCGGACATCAAGCGCGCCGAAACAGACGGCGACCTGCGCCCGGGCGCGGACCCCGCCGACGTCGCCAACACGCTGGTGGCCTGGATCCTCGGCGCGGAGTTGATGTCAAGCGCCGCGTCCGACGGCAACGATCTCCGGGAGCGGTTCGCCAGGCAGTGGCGCGTTCTGATGCCGGCGATCGTGACCGCGGACTCGCTCGACCGCCATCTTGCCTTCATGGCGGCCGCATCCACGCGACAGACGAACACCGTGGAGCAGACCACCACCTGA
- a CDS encoding putative bifunctional diguanylate cyclase/phosphodiesterase, which produces MSIDESPPSLDRVVTEVATRLMAADSGNSTKVYTDVLEILVNYFEVDVSFLRRNDHEIGASILVAEWPLRPEIPDPDPLRVVYFADADPVFAETEHRKTPLIVRPDPEPDDYQRRIEADRNVPQISLAATPLVSGERTTGALGFVKYGNREWVTEEINALQAIASLLTQAQSRVLAEEQLRYLAEHDDLTGLNNRRALIAHLDARLQPGQPGPVTALFFDLDRLKAINDYLGHSAGDSFIRVFAQRLTEGVDSKTVIARLGGDEFVVVPAEPISASKAEALAYQLQDSLRRRVWIDGERLTRAVSVGVASGIPGSDTSSDLLRRADQAVLSAKSAGGDRVAVFTTAMSLETAYRNDIELHLQDVIENGALLLNYLPEIDMRTGKLLATEALVRWDHPTRGLLPPAAFIGIAESINLAGELGRWVLRTACREFARWREDFLASKSGSDDADDRDDFELRVNVSPVQLVTDGFAESVADILDEFGLDRGSVCLEITENVVVQDSESSRATLADLRRTGVRLAIDDFGTGYSVLSHLKSLPVDILKIDRSFVTDLGSNPGDLAIVRAIIALADSFGLQIVAEGVETTAAATTLLRLGCHRAQGFLLSRPLPSDQMATLYRKGRVPVRFTSEM; this is translated from the coding sequence ATGTCCATCGACGAGTCTCCCCCTTCACTGGATCGCGTGGTCACAGAGGTTGCGACGCGGTTGATGGCCGCCGATTCCGGCAACTCCACCAAGGTGTACACAGACGTTCTGGAAATCCTCGTCAACTACTTCGAGGTCGACGTCAGCTTCCTGCGTCGCAACGACCATGAGATCGGTGCTTCGATCCTCGTCGCGGAATGGCCACTGCGGCCGGAGATTCCGGACCCCGACCCCCTGCGCGTGGTGTACTTCGCCGACGCCGACCCGGTCTTCGCAGAGACCGAGCACCGCAAGACGCCGCTGATCGTGCGCCCCGACCCGGAACCGGACGACTACCAGCGCCGCATCGAGGCGGACCGCAACGTCCCCCAGATATCACTGGCAGCAACACCTTTGGTGTCCGGCGAACGAACCACCGGCGCGCTGGGCTTCGTCAAGTACGGCAACCGGGAGTGGGTCACCGAGGAGATCAACGCGCTGCAGGCCATCGCTTCGCTGTTGACCCAGGCCCAATCTCGGGTACTCGCCGAAGAGCAGCTCCGGTACCTGGCCGAACACGACGATCTGACCGGTCTGAACAACCGGCGCGCCCTCATCGCCCACCTCGATGCCCGGTTGCAGCCGGGACAACCCGGCCCGGTGACCGCGCTCTTCTTCGACCTCGATCGGCTCAAGGCCATCAATGACTACCTGGGGCACAGCGCGGGAGATTCGTTCATCCGCGTCTTCGCCCAGCGCCTCACCGAAGGGGTCGACAGCAAGACCGTGATCGCCCGGCTCGGCGGTGACGAGTTCGTCGTCGTCCCGGCCGAGCCGATATCCGCGAGCAAGGCCGAAGCCCTCGCCTACCAGCTTCAGGACTCACTGCGGCGCCGCGTCTGGATCGACGGTGAACGGCTCACGCGGGCAGTGAGTGTCGGCGTCGCTTCGGGTATTCCGGGCTCCGACACCTCCTCCGACCTGTTGCGCCGGGCCGACCAGGCCGTATTGAGCGCGAAGTCGGCGGGCGGGGACCGCGTCGCGGTGTTCACCACCGCGATGTCCCTGGAAACGGCCTACCGCAACGATATCGAGCTACATCTGCAGGACGTCATCGAGAATGGCGCACTGCTGCTCAATTACCTACCGGAAATCGACATGCGCACCGGGAAGCTGCTCGCGACCGAAGCGCTCGTACGCTGGGACCATCCCACGCGCGGGCTGCTCCCGCCGGCCGCATTCATCGGCATCGCCGAATCGATCAACCTGGCAGGCGAATTGGGCCGTTGGGTGCTACGGACGGCGTGTCGCGAATTCGCCCGGTGGCGCGAGGACTTCCTGGCTTCGAAATCCGGCAGCGATGATGCCGATGACCGCGACGATTTCGAACTACGCGTCAACGTCTCCCCGGTCCAGCTGGTGACCGACGGCTTCGCCGAGTCGGTGGCCGACATCCTCGACGAATTCGGTCTCGACCGCGGATCGGTGTGCCTGGAGATCACCGAGAACGTCGTCGTCCAGGACAGCGAGTCCTCCCGCGCCACCCTGGCGGACCTCCGCAGAACCGGGGTCCGGCTGGCGATCGACGACTTCGGCACCGGCTACAGCGTGCTGTCCCATCTCAAGTCGCTACCGGTCGACATCCTCAAGATCGACCGCAGCTTCGTCACCGATCTGGGTTCCAACCCCGGCGACCTCGCGATCGTCCGGGCGATCATCGCACTGGCCGACTCGTTCGGTCTCCAGATCGTCGCCGAGGGTGTCGAAACCACAGCTGCCGCAACCACACTGCTGCGCCTCGGCTGTCACCGTGCGCAGGGCTTCCTGTTGTCGCGGCCGCTGCCGAGCGACCAGATGGCGACGCTGTACCGCAAGGGACGGGTACCGGTCCGGTTCACCAGCGAGATGTGA
- a CDS encoding Rv1355c family protein — protein sequence MPAVDANHISILDPQNPADAESLEALLRDPTVNTVDTWADQFAALAELRPAPTSDLLDEPARWVYYPWRATVLKLLGPRSYRRLRLDRNRHLATSGEQDRLGRLRIGIVGLSSGHLIAHSLAVAGFCGELRLTDFDTLGVSNLNRIPATVFDIGLNKATAAMRRIAELDPYLLVRHSSAGLSADALAPFLDGLDVLVEQCDSLEMKLHLRHGARARGIPVLMATSDRGLIDVERFDIDPTRPVFHGLLGDIDPDAMAGLPIAQKLPYLMQVFDPARVSPRMGASLLEVGRTLSAWPQLVGDVTVGAATVLEAIRRIGLDEPLASGRTQVDIGGLLGELAEPTRADPPADGALPPSPAVATGLGQVVDAAVAAAIRAPSGGNSQPWHIAATADSVVIGIDPARTSTMDVGFRGSAVAIGAAAFNARVAAAANGFAADVAYTEPDGEAPLQIALRLRPGADPELAAWYPGIFVRETNRHRGTGAPLPPEVTETLSRVAQQHDARVHAMVDHDEIARAATVFADADRIRYLTPTLHREMISELRWPGDDDSDFGIDVRSLGLASGDLAVLPLLRRADVVAALDDWDAGSVLGDDTRDRMRSSSAIVTVLVRGAALSDFARGGAAVVAVWMAAQDAGLTVQPMSPPFLYAHTGTELGELSGKYADELRRLQDTFHALTSKGPDETVVLALRISDAPPASVPSRRSTAFEVSAG from the coding sequence ATGCCAGCTGTGGACGCTAACCACATCTCGATCCTCGACCCGCAGAACCCCGCCGACGCGGAATCCCTCGAAGCGCTGCTGCGCGACCCGACGGTGAACACCGTGGACACCTGGGCCGACCAGTTCGCCGCGCTGGCCGAACTCCGGCCGGCACCGACGTCCGATCTCCTCGACGAGCCCGCCCGCTGGGTCTACTACCCGTGGCGCGCGACGGTGCTGAAGCTGCTGGGACCGCGGTCGTATCGCCGACTGCGTCTGGACCGCAACCGGCATCTGGCCACCAGCGGCGAACAGGACCGGCTGGGCCGCCTCCGCATCGGCATCGTCGGACTCAGCTCGGGCCACCTCATCGCTCACTCGCTCGCCGTAGCGGGGTTCTGCGGCGAGCTGCGGCTCACCGATTTCGACACGCTGGGCGTGTCCAATCTCAACCGCATTCCCGCAACGGTTTTCGACATCGGCCTCAACAAGGCGACCGCCGCCATGCGCCGGATCGCCGAACTCGATCCCTACCTCCTCGTCCGGCATTCGTCCGCCGGACTGAGTGCCGACGCCCTCGCGCCGTTCCTCGACGGGCTCGACGTACTGGTCGAGCAATGTGACTCGTTGGAGATGAAACTGCACCTCCGGCACGGCGCCCGCGCCCGCGGGATCCCGGTGCTGATGGCCACCAGCGACCGCGGGCTGATCGACGTCGAACGCTTCGACATCGATCCCACCCGCCCGGTCTTCCACGGACTGCTCGGCGACATCGACCCCGACGCGATGGCGGGCCTGCCGATCGCCCAGAAGTTGCCGTACCTCATGCAGGTCTTCGACCCGGCCAGAGTTTCGCCGCGAATGGGTGCGTCCCTACTCGAGGTGGGCCGCACGCTGTCGGCCTGGCCACAGCTCGTCGGCGACGTAACCGTCGGAGCGGCAACAGTTTTGGAAGCCATCCGCCGGATCGGGCTGGACGAACCGCTGGCGTCGGGGCGCACCCAGGTCGACATCGGCGGTCTGCTCGGCGAATTGGCCGAACCCACCCGCGCGGACCCACCTGCCGACGGCGCCCTGCCGCCGTCCCCTGCGGTCGCCACCGGTCTCGGCCAGGTCGTCGACGCCGCGGTCGCCGCCGCGATCCGCGCCCCGTCAGGCGGCAATTCCCAGCCCTGGCACATTGCGGCGACCGCCGACAGCGTCGTCATAGGCATCGATCCCGCGCGCACGTCGACCATGGACGTCGGCTTCCGGGGCAGCGCGGTCGCCATCGGAGCCGCGGCATTCAACGCCCGAGTTGCTGCCGCCGCCAACGGTTTTGCCGCCGACGTGGCATACACCGAACCCGACGGCGAAGCCCCGCTGCAGATCGCCCTCCGGCTGCGGCCTGGCGCCGACCCTGAGCTCGCAGCGTGGTACCCAGGGATCTTCGTGCGTGAGACCAACCGCCACCGCGGTACGGGAGCACCGTTGCCACCCGAGGTGACCGAGACATTGTCACGGGTGGCACAGCAACACGACGCACGTGTGCACGCCATGGTCGACCATGACGAGATCGCACGCGCAGCAACGGTCTTCGCCGACGCCGACCGGATCCGCTACCTCACCCCCACCCTGCACCGCGAGATGATCTCGGAACTGCGCTGGCCCGGCGACGACGACTCGGACTTCGGCATCGACGTCCGTTCCCTGGGGCTCGCTTCCGGCGATCTGGCCGTACTGCCCCTGCTGCGCCGGGCCGACGTCGTCGCCGCACTCGACGACTGGGATGCCGGCTCCGTCCTCGGGGACGACACAAGAGATCGCATGCGTTCCAGCAGTGCGATCGTCACCGTTCTGGTCCGAGGCGCGGCGCTGAGCGACTTCGCCCGTGGCGGTGCCGCCGTGGTCGCCGTGTGGATGGCGGCGCAGGACGCGGGCCTGACCGTGCAGCCGATGTCGCCGCCGTTTCTCTACGCCCACACCGGAACCGAGCTCGGCGAACTGTCCGGCAAGTACGCCGACGAACTCCGCCGACTACAGGACACATTCCACGCGTTGACCAGCAAAGGGCCGGACGAGACGGTGGTCCTCGCGCTCCGAATATCCGATGCGCCACCAGCTTCGGTACCCAGCCGCAGGAGCACCGCCTTTGAGGTCAGCGCAGGTTAA
- a CDS encoding IS110 family RNA-guided transposase, which produces MYCGIDWATAHHDVAVINDEGKVVARGRVNNDAAGFTALLALLAEVGDSAEHPIPVGIETDRGLFVAALRETGRVIYPINPLAASRYRARYSVSGAKSDATDAVLLANIIRTDPTAHRALPADTELAQAIRVLARAQQDAVWARGQVGNQIRDLLKEFYPAALVAFDGLDGGLARPDARAILTAAPTPAQAAKLTPARLRRLLIKAGRQRYLDRDVTRLREVFGDTYLHQPAVVENAMGIHLTALLGQFDAACAATDALTEAATAHFDQHPDAAIITSFPGLGMLAGARVLAEIGDDRTRFPDARGLKAFAGSAPITRASGKKTVVLHRHIKNRRLNAVGPIWALASLRASPGARRHFDARRAAGDWNHQAQRHLFNKFLGQLHHCLHTGQLYNEHQAFPPPLPAAA; this is translated from the coding sequence TTGTATTGCGGAATCGATTGGGCCACAGCCCATCACGATGTCGCGGTGATCAACGATGAGGGCAAGGTGGTGGCCCGCGGCCGGGTCAACAACGACGCCGCCGGGTTCACCGCCCTGCTGGCCCTGCTGGCCGAGGTCGGTGACAGCGCTGAGCATCCGATCCCGGTCGGTATCGAAACCGACCGCGGCCTGTTCGTGGCAGCGCTGCGGGAAACCGGCCGGGTGATCTACCCGATCAACCCGCTGGCCGCGTCCCGCTACCGGGCCCGGTACTCGGTGTCGGGCGCCAAATCCGATGCCACCGACGCGGTGCTGCTGGCCAACATCATCCGCACCGATCCCACCGCGCATCGCGCGTTGCCGGCCGATACCGAACTGGCCCAAGCGATCCGGGTCCTGGCCCGCGCCCAGCAGGACGCGGTGTGGGCCCGCGGGCAGGTCGGCAACCAGATCCGTGATCTGCTCAAAGAGTTCTACCCCGCCGCGCTGGTGGCGTTCGACGGCCTCGACGGCGGGCTGGCCCGCCCCGATGCCCGGGCCATCCTGACCGCGGCGCCGACCCCGGCCCAGGCCGCCAAGCTGACCCCCGCCAGGTTGCGCCGGCTGCTGATCAAAGCTGGCCGCCAGCGCTACCTCGACCGCGACGTGACACGCCTGCGTGAGGTGTTCGGCGACACCTACCTGCACCAGCCGGCGGTGGTGGAAAACGCGATGGGCATTCACCTGACGGCGCTGCTGGGCCAGTTCGACGCGGCCTGCGCCGCGACCGATGCGTTGACCGAGGCGGCGACCGCCCATTTTGATCAGCACCCGGACGCCGCGATCATCACCAGCTTCCCCGGGCTGGGGATGCTCGCCGGTGCCCGGGTGCTCGCCGAGATCGGTGATGACCGCACCCGGTTCCCCGACGCCCGCGGCTTGAAAGCGTTCGCCGGATCGGCGCCGATCACACGAGCCAGCGGCAAGAAAACCGTTGTCCTGCACCGTCATATCAAAAACCGGCGACTCAACGCCGTCGGGCCGATCTGGGCCCTGGCCTCGCTGCGCGCCTCCCCAGGAGCCCGCCGGCACTTCGACGCCCGCCGCGCCGCCGGAGACTGGAACCACCAAGCCCAACGGCACCTGTTCAACAAATTCCTCGGCCAACTGCATCACTGCCTGCACACCGGCCAGCTCTACAACGAACATCAAGCGTTTCCACCTCCACTCCCGGCCGCGGCTTGA
- a CDS encoding MaoC family dehydratase: MKVFANLSEFVAAAGSQLGPTEWMEITQDRVNLFADATDDHQWIHVDPERAAAGPFGGTIAHGLLTLSLLPHFMHQLYRVDNVALAVNYGYNKVRFITPVKVGANVRAGAVISKVDELDGAVQATVTVTVEIEGSDKPAAVVESIVRIIG; encoded by the coding sequence GTGAAGGTCTTCGCCAATCTGTCCGAGTTCGTCGCAGCAGCAGGTAGTCAGCTTGGGCCGACGGAGTGGATGGAAATCACCCAGGACCGGGTGAATCTCTTCGCCGACGCCACCGACGATCACCAGTGGATTCACGTCGATCCGGAGCGCGCCGCCGCGGGCCCGTTCGGCGGCACAATTGCTCACGGTTTGCTGACGCTTTCACTGCTACCGCATTTCATGCACCAGCTCTATCGCGTCGACAACGTCGCATTGGCCGTCAATTACGGTTATAACAAGGTGCGATTCATCACACCGGTCAAGGTCGGAGCAAACGTTCGGGCGGGTGCGGTCATTTCGAAAGTCGACGAGCTGGACGGTGCCGTTCAGGCGACCGTGACAGTAACCGTCGAAATCGAGGGATCGGATAAGCCGGCGGCCGTGGTCGAGTCGATCGTGCGAATCATCGGATGA
- a CDS encoding acyl-CoA dehydrogenase family protein, with the protein MAGPTGSPVAEVSDQDFRDILDATRQFVRTAVVPRELEIMTENRVPDDIRDQAKNMGLFGYAIPQEWGGLGLDLVQDVEMAMELGYTTLAVRSMFGTNNGIAGQVLVGFGTDTQKQRWLEPIASGDCVASFALTESGAGSNPAGLRTKAVADGDDWIITGHKRFITNAPTANLFVVFARTRPADADGPGIAVFLVPADAPGVVVGPKDAKMGQEGAWTSDVTFDDVRVGPDALIGGNEDIGYRAALTSLARGRVHIAAVAVGAAQRALDESVAYAATATQGGTAIGEFQLVQAMLADMQTGVMAGRALVRDAAQMWVSGTDRRIAPSAAKLFCTEMVGKVADLAVQVHGGSGYMRDVPVERIYRDVRLLRLYEGTSEIQRLIIGGGLVKAAQRSAAGR; encoded by the coding sequence ATGGCCGGACCCACCGGTTCCCCCGTCGCAGAAGTCAGCGATCAGGATTTCCGCGACATTCTCGACGCGACCCGCCAGTTCGTCCGTACCGCGGTGGTGCCGCGGGAGCTGGAGATCATGACCGAGAACCGGGTGCCCGACGACATCCGGGATCAGGCCAAGAACATGGGCCTGTTCGGCTATGCCATCCCCCAGGAATGGGGCGGCCTCGGGCTCGATCTCGTCCAGGACGTCGAGATGGCGATGGAGTTGGGCTACACCACGCTGGCCGTCCGCTCGATGTTCGGCACCAACAACGGCATCGCCGGTCAGGTGCTGGTCGGCTTCGGCACCGACACCCAGAAGCAGCGCTGGCTGGAACCGATCGCCAGTGGCGACTGCGTGGCATCGTTCGCGTTGACCGAGTCCGGCGCCGGTTCCAACCCGGCGGGCCTGCGCACCAAGGCCGTGGCCGACGGGGACGACTGGATCATCACCGGCCACAAGCGATTCATCACCAACGCGCCCACCGCGAATCTGTTCGTGGTGTTCGCCCGGACCCGGCCGGCCGACGCCGACGGACCCGGCATCGCGGTGTTCCTGGTCCCCGCCGACGCTCCCGGCGTCGTGGTCGGACCGAAAGACGCGAAGATGGGCCAGGAAGGGGCCTGGACCTCCGACGTCACGTTCGACGATGTGCGGGTCGGTCCGGATGCCCTCATCGGCGGCAATGAGGACATCGGCTACCGCGCCGCGCTGACGTCACTGGCCCGGGGACGGGTGCACATCGCCGCAGTGGCGGTGGGCGCGGCGCAACGCGCGCTCGACGAGTCGGTCGCATACGCCGCGACCGCCACCCAGGGCGGCACCGCAATCGGCGAATTCCAGCTGGTCCAGGCGATGTTGGCGGACATGCAGACCGGCGTCATGGCCGGTCGCGCCCTGGTCCGTGATGCCGCGCAAATGTGGGTCAGCGGCACGGACCGACGCATCGCGCCGTCCGCCGCGAAGCTCTTCTGCACCGAGATGGTCGGCAAGGTCGCCGACCTGGCCGTGCAGGTGCACGGCGGTAGCGGGTACATGCGCGACGTGCCCGTCGAACGGATCTACCGCGACGTGCGTCTGCTGCGGCTGTACGAGGGCACCAGCGAGATTCAGCGTTTGATCATCGGTGGCGGCCTGGTGAAGGCGGCACAGCGCTCGGCTGCGGGCCGCTGA
- the fabG gene encoding 3-oxoacyl-ACP reductase FabG: protein MPLLDGRIAVITGGAQGIGYAIAERFIAEGARVVIGDLNLEATEAAVAKLGGTDVAKAVRCDVTAAADVQALIDAAVAWGGLDIMVNNAGITRDATMRKMTEEQFDQVIAVHLKGCWNGTRLAANVMREAKSGAIINISSISGKVGLIGQTNYSAAKAGIVGLTKAAAKEVAHLGVRINAVQPGLIRSAMTEAMPQRIWDQKLAEIPMGRAAEPSEVASVVTFLASDMSSYMTGCVLEITGGRHI, encoded by the coding sequence ATGCCGCTGCTGGACGGACGTATCGCGGTGATCACCGGCGGAGCCCAGGGGATCGGATACGCGATCGCGGAACGCTTCATCGCCGAAGGCGCCCGCGTCGTGATCGGCGACCTGAATCTCGAGGCGACCGAGGCGGCTGTCGCCAAGCTCGGCGGCACCGACGTGGCCAAGGCCGTCCGGTGCGACGTGACAGCTGCCGCCGACGTGCAGGCGCTGATCGACGCCGCCGTCGCATGGGGTGGCCTCGACATCATGGTCAACAACGCCGGCATCACCCGCGACGCCACCATGCGCAAGATGACCGAGGAGCAATTCGACCAGGTCATCGCCGTCCATCTGAAAGGCTGCTGGAACGGCACTCGGTTGGCGGCCAACGTGATGCGGGAGGCGAAAAGCGGTGCCATCATCAACATCTCGTCGATCTCGGGCAAGGTCGGCCTGATCGGCCAGACCAATTACTCCGCCGCGAAAGCCGGCATCGTCGGCCTGACCAAGGCGGCCGCCAAGGAAGTCGCCCACCTCGGGGTGCGGATCAACGCCGTGCAGCCGGGTTTGATCCGGTCCGCGATGACCGAGGCGATGCCGCAACGGATCTGGGACCAGAAGCTGGCAGAGATCCCCATGGGCCGGGCCGCCGAACCCAGTGAAGTGGCGTCGGTGGTCACATTCCTGGCATCGGACATGTCCTCGTACATGACCGGCTGCGTCCTGGAAATCACCGGGGGACGGCACATCTAG